In one window of Pristiophorus japonicus isolate sPriJap1 chromosome 9, sPriJap1.hap1, whole genome shotgun sequence DNA:
- the LOC139273985 gene encoding histone H2A type 1-H-like: MTTNAISSREIQTTMCLLLPGKLAKHAMSEGTKAVTNYTSSKISGRGKSGGKARAKAKSRSSRAGLQFPVGRVHRLLRKGNFAERVGAGAPVYMAAVLEYLTAEILELAGNAARDNKKTRIIPRHPLLAFRNDQQLNKLLGKVTIAQGGVLPNIQAVLLPKKTTSASKSK; encoded by the exons atgacAACAAacgccatcagctcccgggagatccagaccaccatgtgcctgctgctgcccgggaagCTGGCCAAGCATGcaatgtcggaagggacaaaggcggtgaccaattacaccagctccaa aatatctggaagaggaaaaagcggcggtaaagctcgggccaaggccaagtctcgctcctcccgggccggactgcagttccctgtgggccgtgttcacaggctcctgcggaaggggaactttgctgagcgtgtgggtgccggagccccggtctacatggctgctgtgctcgagtatctgaccgctgaaatcctggagctggccggtaaCGCGGCCcgtgacaacaagaagacccgcatcatccccagacacccgcTGCTGGCCTTCCGCAACGACCagcagctcaacaagctgctgggaaaggtgaccatcgctcagggcggggtgctgcctaatatccaggctgtgctgctgcccaagaaaaccaccagtgcgtccaagagcaagtaa